In a single window of the Gossypium hirsutum isolate 1008001.06 chromosome A13, Gossypium_hirsutum_v2.1, whole genome shotgun sequence genome:
- the LOC107894316 gene encoding 40S ribosomal protein S29, whose amino-acid sequence MGHSNIWNSHPKTYGPGSRACRVCGNPHAIIRKYGLMCCRQCFRSNAKEIGFIKYR is encoded by the exons ATGGGTCACTCAAACATCTGGAATTCTCACCCTAAGACATACGGGCCTGGCTCTCGCGCCTG TCGCGTGTGTGGAAACCCCCATGCCATCATAAGGAAGTATGGGCTCATGTGTTGCAGACAGTGCTTCCGTAGCAATGCCAAGGAAATTGGATTCATTAAG TACCGTTGA